The window CGGGTCGGAGACGATGCCGACCAGGACGGTGGTGGCCAGGGCCGCGGCGAGCCAGCTGAACCGCTTGCGGCGCGGCGGGACCGGTGCCCGGACCACGGTCTCGACCGCGGAGTTCGACCGCTCCCAGAGTCGGTACAGCTTGCTCAGCTCCTCCTGGCTCGCCGAACACGCCAGGGCGATCTGCTCGGCGGTGCCGAAGACCGCCGGGAAGCAGACGCCGCCGCAGTAGCGGTGGACCGTCGACTTCCCCATGTTCGTGGCCCGGCCCAGCTGCTCGTAGGTCCGGCCGCTGCGCTGCTTGAGCCAGGTCAGGTATTGCGCGAACTCGTGTCTGCGCTGCGCGTTCGTCATGTTCGACCCCCAGTGAGCGAGTGACGGAGCCGAGCGTGGCAGCGCGCACTGAAAACCAACTGAAACCGCCCCGTAATGGCTGTTCAGGGCACACCCCTCGAAGCGAAGGAGAACTGTTGTGCTGCGGAAAGTGCTGCGGAGAGTAAGGAACGTCGGCATCGCGATCACGGCCGCGGTGGCCGTCATGGCGGGTACCGCGGGGACGGCGTCGGCCACCGAGCTGAATCCCCGGACCTGGGTCGAGAACCCGGAGATCTGCCGGTGGAGTTCCTGCTACAACGACCCTGACCTGATCCGCTTCTGGCAGTCGATCCTGTGGGCGGACAACCTCGGTGGCGGCATCACCGCCGCCACCGTCGACGGCCAGTTCGGCTCCAACACCGAGACCCGCACCAAGCGGTGGCAGTCGGATTCCTGGCACCTGGACTACAACGGCAACCGGCTGACCGCGGATGGCGAGGTCGGCCCCCGAACCTGGTATGCCGCCCAGTACGTGGAGACCGGCGACGGGATCAAGCAGGCGTGGTGCGTCTACGACACGGCGGCACGGGTCGACAGGTGCACGTACTCGGGCCGCGGTACCGGACGCGAGTTCACGTGGCGCGTCTACGACGACGGCACGTGGTTCTTCACCGCCCCGAACGGCTACACGTACCAGCTGGTCTGACTTCTTTCACCCAGGGCGCATGCTCGGTCGCGACGCGTCACTCGCTGATATGGCCGAACGCGAATGTGTCTCGTCCGAAGGTCGGGTCGGTTAGGTTCTCCGCACGGCACGCTGTGCTGCCGGCGTGGAGGGCACATGGGGGCTGTGGAATACCGGCTGCTCGGACCGGTCGAAGTGGTGGCGGACAGCGGGACCGTGGCGATCGGCGGGAACAAGCCGAAGGCCCTGCTGGCCACGCTGCTGCTCGAGCACGGCCGGGTGGTGTCGGTCGAGCGGCTGGTCGAGGTGCTCTGGCCGCGCGAGGTGCCGCCGACCGCGCGGGCCGGGATCCAGACCTACGTCAAGTCGCTGCGGCGGGCGCTGGCCGAGCACGGCGCGGTCGATGTGATCCACACCCGGCCACCCGGCTATCTCATCCGGGTGCCCGCCGACGCGCTCGACGTGACCGTGTTCGTCCGTCAGGTCACCGCCGCCCGGTCGGCCGACCCGGCGGCGGCCGGGGATCTCCTGCGCGGTGCGCTCGCGCTGTGGCGTGGGCAGGCGCTGGAAGGCATCGACGCGCTGTCGGGGGAGGTCGCGCGACTCGACGAGCTGTGGCTGACCGCCACGGCCGACCGGATCGGGTTCGACCTGGAGCTGGGCAGGCACGACGAGCTCGTCCCCGAGCTGGCGGGGCTGCTCACCCGGTTCCCCGCCCACGAACGGCTCCGCGGCTTCCACATGATCGCCCTGCACCGCTGCGGTCGACAGGCGGAGGCGCTGGCTTCGTTCGAGACGGCGCGCGCGGTGCTCGACGAGGAACTCGGCGTACGGCCCGGGCCCGAGCTCAGCGCCGTCCACGTGGCGATCCTGCGCGGGGCGGCGACGCCACGCGCGGCCAGGGTGCCGAGACAGGTTCCGTTGGTGCCGCCGGACTTCACCGGCCGCGACCAGGAGATCGAGACCCTGGTCGACCGGCTGCTGCCCGGCCGGGACCGGGTGGCCCACCCGATCGAGGTGATCACCGGACCCGGGGGCGGCGGAAAGTCGACGCTGGCCGCGCGGGTCGCCGGGATCGTCGGGCCGCGCTTCCGCGACGGGCAGCTCTACGCCGAGCTGCGCGGCGTCAGCGACAGCCCGGCCCACCCCGGCGAAGTGCTCGGCCGGTTCCTGCGGGCGCTCGGGGTGCCCGCCGACCAGATTCCGCAGTCCACCGCCGAACGCAGTGAGGTCTACCGGGAGCTGCTGGTCGACCGGCGGGTGCTGGTGCTGCTCGACGGTGCCCGCGACGAGCGGCAGATCACGCCACTGCTGCCCGGCGGCTCCGGGTGCGCGGTCATGGTGACCAGCCGGGAGAGCATGACCGGGCTCGCCGGGGCGAACCGGCTCGACCTGGACGTGCTCGACGCGGCCGCGGGCCGCGGACTGCTCGGCCGCATCGTCGGCGACCGCCGGGTGGCGGCGGAACCCGACGCCGCCGACCGGATCGTCGAGCGCTGCGGCGGGCTGCCGCTCGCGCTGCGGGTGGCCGGGGCCCGGTTGGCGTCGCGGCAGCGGTGGCCGCTGGCCGTGCTGGCCGACCGGCTCGCCGACGAACGCCGCCGCCTCGACGAACTGAGCACCGCCGACCTCGCCGTGCGCACCAGCGTCGAGTTCAGCTACCTCGCGCTGCCGCCGCTGGGCCGGGCCGCGCTGCGCCGCCTGGGGTTCCTCGGTGTGCCCGAGTTCGGCTCGTGGGTGGTGGCCTGGCTGCTCGGCATCCCCGAGTCCGCCGCGGACGACATCGTCGAGCACCTGGTCGACACCCATCTCGCCGAGTTCACCAGGGTCGACGAGCTGGGTTGCCTGCGGTACCGGCTGCACGACCTCGTCCGCATCTACGCCCACGAGGCCGCCGAACGCGAGGAGTCGGCCGCCGACCTGGTCGACGCGGTCAGCCGGGTCCTCGGCTCCTGGCTGTCCATATTGGACAAGATGGCGGGCGACTCGCCGCCGGACGAGATCCAGTGGCGGCTGCCCGCCGTCGCCACGCCGCCGGTCTCGCCCGCGATGATCGACCTGGCGATGGCCACACCGCAGAGCTGGTTCGAGATCGAGCAGCCCGCCGTGGTCGTCGGCGTCGAGCGCGCCGCGGGCCTCGGCCTGCACGCGCTGGTGTGCGGCTTCGCCGCGGTGAAGCTCGGCCCGTCGTTCCTCGGCGTCAACCGGTTCGAGTCGCGGGAGCGGATCAACGCCGCCGCCATGGCCGCCGCGCGCCAGAGCGGCGACCGCCGCGGCGAGGCGATGATGCTCACCGAACTGGCGCACGTGCGCTACCTCCAGGACCGCTACATCGAGGCTCGAGAGGGCAACGCCACCGCCCTGCGCATGTTCGGCGACCTCGGTGACCGGCACGGTCAGGCGGTCGCGCTGGCGGGGTTGGGCGCGGCCTGCCGCGAGTCCGGCAGGCTGGCGGAGGGACTGTGCCACCTCGACCGCGCCGCCGACCTGCTGCGCGAACTCGGCGAGGACGCCGGGGTGGCCTACACCGCGCGGATGGCCGGGTCGGTTCGGCTGGAGCTGGGCGAGTTCGATCAGGCGGGCGCCGACCTGGCGGAGGCGCTGGCCGCCTACCGACAGGTGGGGAGCACTCGTGGCGAGGCGCTGACACTGCGCACGATCAGCCTGCGGCTGCGCGCGCTCGGCGAGTACCCGCCCGCGATCGAGGCGGCCAGGCGGGCGGTCGAGCTGTTCCAAACGCTGGGGGACCGGCTGATGTGGGCGTACTCGGTGCGGGCCAAGGCGAAAGCCGAACTGCGGCTGGGTGTGCGCGCCTCGGTGCGCGCCGAGCTCGACTGGGCGCTCGGGGTGTGCGAGGCGCTCGCCGACCGGTGGGGTCAGGCCGTCACGCTGCGCACGATCGGGGAACTCCACCTCGCCGACGGCCACCTCGCCGACGCCGAGCGCGCGCTCACCGCCGCGATGGCGATCTGGTCCGATATGGACGTTCCGCTGTGGCGGGCACGGACCGAACGCGACTTCGCGGCGCTGTACCGCGCCCGGGGTGACAGCGCGCGCGCCGATTCCGTGCTCGCCGACGCCATGGCCACCTTCGCCGCCTACGGCGCACGCGAGGCCCGGGAGCCCGCCGATGACCCGGCGGTCCGCCGGGTCATCGGCCCCGAGTCCGGGGTTCCCGTCTAGCACGGTGGTCACTGCCCTAACCGCCGCTCACTGGCCTCCTTGCAGGGCGGTCCAGGTCTGGAGTCCGGCGTTGCCGTCCACCGGGAGTCCGCGAGTGGTCTGGTAGTCCCGGACCGCCTGCTCCGTCCGCGCTCCGTACTGGCCGTCGACGCCGATCGACCGGCCGAGCGCGGCCGTCAGCGCGCGTTGCAGCCGCCGGACCTCCTGCCCGGTGGCGCCCGGCCGCAGCCTGGGCTGCCACCCGGCCGACAACAGGGCGGTCCACGTGCGCCGACCGACCTCACCGTCAGCGGTCAGACCGTGGGCGCTCTGGAATGCCTTCACCGCCGTCTCGGTGCCTGCCCCGAAGTCGCCGTCGACCGCCCCGGGCTCGCGGCCGTCGTCGCGCAACAGGTACTGGAGCGCGGCGACTTCCGGGTTGTTCGCACCGCGGTTGAGCGTCGGGTAGGCGGCGAAGTCGCGGTTGACCGGTGGTCGGATGTCGACCTGGTTGGCGTCGATGAAGATCCGCACCCCGCCGTGGGTTTCGGCGAAATCGCCCGCGTACTGGTGGATCCGCTGGTGGTTGGACCAGTACGCGCTCGGGAAGTACGACCCGGCGTTGGTGTCGGCCACGCCGTTCCACCAGGCGAAGTCGATGTGGTCGGGTCGGGCGTAGGTGCTCGACCGGTACACGTTCGCCAGGTCGCGGATACCGGAAGCGGCGCTGGAGTACACGCCCGACAGGTAGTCGGCCTCGTGGACCCGCTCGGTCCAGCCGGTGAGGTAGCTCAGCACCGCCGCACGGCACTGCGCGTTGGCGCTGTCGTAGTGCTCCATGTCGTTGTAGAGCGCGCTGCCCGCGCCGATCCCCAGTGCCGCCGCACGGGTCAGCGCGTCGGACCCGTCCTGGCGGCCCTGGTCGCGGGCGGTCACCGGGTCGTAGGCCATCCTCAGCGACTGGGTGGTGCTGCACGGCGCCTGCCTGCCCACGTAGAGCGGCAGCAGATGCCAGCCGCGCGCGGTCTGCTCGCCGACCCACGCGGCGGTCAGGTTGGCCTGGGTCTTGCAGCCGCGCCCGTCACCGCCGAAGTAGATCCCGATCGACCGGTACGGCGACGCAGACCAGGCCTGCATCGTCGCCGACGACGGGGTCTCGCAGGTGTCGAACGCCTTGCCCGCGAAGGTGCCCGGATGCGGTGCGGCGGTGGCGATGGCCGTCAGCGTGATCGTGAATACGGCCGTCAGCGCGGCCAGTGTCGTCGCCCGGCGCATCAGCAGTCGTACTTCGAGTCGGGGTGCACGACCTCGCAGTAGCGCACGTGCAGGTGGTCGTCGTGGTTCGGGTACTGCTCGGTCAGGCCCTCGCCGATCAGCACCGGGTCGTTGAAGTAGACGGTCTTGACCCGGCCGGTCGCGCGCAGCGCCTGGGCGAGCTGCCGGGTGGCGGACCGGTCGTACAGCGCGGAGAACCGGTCGACCTGGCCCACGCACTGCGCCCGGTCGGTGCGCATCGGGTGCAGGTCGGCGTCGAGGCCGGTCTCGTGGCTGGCGTGGTCGGCGATCTCGCCGCCGTGCTCCAGGCTGATGTCGCGCACCGCGACCGGCCCGAGCCCCGCCGCCAGCACCTGGGCCCCGGCCGCGGTCAGCCATCCGATGGTGGACCCGGTGCCCCAGTGGGCGTTGTGGCCGTTGACGCTGGAGGCGAACTGGCAGGTCTGCGGCACGTCCGGGCGGTCGATCTGCTGGTAGTGCCAGATCAGGTTGCGCCAGGTGATCGGCCCGACCTCGCCGTTGGCCTCGATGCCCGCGTGCTGCTGGAAGCTCACCACCGCGGCCCGGGTCGCCGGGCCGAAGCCGCCGTCGACCGACAGGCCCGCGTTCCGCTTGAGGTTGAGCTGGTGTTGCAGCGCCTTGACGGCGGGGTTGTTGTCGCCCGCGTTGAGGGTCACCGCCAGCGCGGTCCAGGTGTTGGGTCCGACGTTGCCGTCGGCGCTGAGGCCCATGGCCGACTGGAACGAGCGGACGGCGGCGTCCGTGCCGCCGCCGAAGTCGCCGTCGACGGACACCGGGCGTCCGGAGTGCACGAGCAGGTATTGGATGGCGGTCACGTCGGCGCCTTTGTCACCCTTGCTCTGGGTCGGCCAGAACGCCTGTGGGAACGCGTGCGCGGGGGTGGTGGCCAGTATCGCGAACGCGACTCCGATGGTGGCCGCCACGGTGAAAAGTCGTTTCATCAATCCCCTCCTTGGGTATCGCAAGAAGGTTATTTCGGCCCCTGTCGCGAATTCACTAGTCCACCGACCAGGTTCGGCCGCCGATTCGGGCGACCAAATGGGTCCGATCGCGGCAGTCGAATTTGCGCAGGATATTCGAGACGTGGAATTTCACCGCGCTGACGCTGACCACCATCAGGCGGGCGATCTCGGCGTTGTCCAACCCGTCCGCGAGCAGGTCGAGCACGGCCCGCTCGCGTGGGGTCAGGCCCGCGGGCACCGCGGCGGCGGGCACCAGCCCGAGCAGGGCGCCGGTCAGCCGCGGCGATATCCAGCCGCCATGGCGGAACACCTGCCGCGCCGCCTGCCCGAAGTGCTCGTCCGGGTCGTCGGCCAGCACCAGGCCGATCGCGCCCGCCCGCACGGCCGGGCAGACCGCGCCCGGCCCGTCGAGCACGGCCACCGTCCCCGCGGTCGGGGTGTCGGTGAACACCACCGTCGCCGCCCGGCCGAGCCTGACGGTCGCGATCCCGGCGAGCGCCGCGCCGATGCGGTCGCGCACCTCGGCCCGGCGCAGGTCGAGTGCGACCTGGATGGCCGCCATCAGCAGTCGTAGGCGGGATCCGGGTGCACGACCGCGCAGTACCGGACCGCGACCGCGTCGTCGGGACCGGCCGTGACCAGCCCTTCCGCGATGAGCACCGGGTCGCTGAAGTACACCGCCTTGACCCGCCCGGTCGCCCGCGCCGCGGCGATCAGCTCACGAGTCGCGGCTTGGTCGTAGAGCGGGGAGAACCGGTCGACCGGGCCCCCGCACTGACCCCGGTCGGTGCGCATCAGGGCCAGCCGGGCGTCCATGCCCCAGCCGCCGTCGTGCTCGGCGCCCAGGTCGCGCACGGCGAGCCCGGCCACGCGGCTCGCCGCCGCGGTGAGTTGGCCGACCGCGGCGGCCGTGCCCCAGCGCCCGCCCGCGACACAGACGCCCGTGCCGAGCGGCTGGTGGTGCGAGATCAGGTGGCGCCAGGTGATGGGCCCGGCGATGCCATTGGATTCGATTCCGGCATGCTGCTGGAAAGCGACGACGGCCGCTTTCGTCAGGCCGCCGAAATCGCCGTCGACGACGAGACCGGCGCCG is drawn from Actinokineospora alba and contains these coding sequences:
- a CDS encoding peptidoglycan-binding domain-containing protein gives rise to the protein MLRKVLRRVRNVGIAITAAVAVMAGTAGTASATELNPRTWVENPEICRWSSCYNDPDLIRFWQSILWADNLGGGITAATVDGQFGSNTETRTKRWQSDSWHLDYNGNRLTADGEVGPRTWYAAQYVETGDGIKQAWCVYDTAARVDRCTYSGRGTGREFTWRVYDDGTWFFTAPNGYTYQLV
- a CDS encoding glycoside hydrolase domain-containing protein, which encodes MRRATTLAALTAVFTITLTAIATAAPHPGTFAGKAFDTCETPSSATMQAWSASPYRSIGIYFGGDGRGCKTQANLTAAWVGEQTARGWHLLPLYVGRQAPCSTTQSLRMAYDPVTARDQGRQDGSDALTRAAALGIGAGSALYNDMEHYDSANAQCRAAVLSYLTGWTERVHEADYLSGVYSSAASGIRDLANVYRSSTYARPDHIDFAWWNGVADTNAGSYFPSAYWSNHQRIHQYAGDFAETHGGVRIFIDANQVDIRPPVNRDFAAYPTLNRGANNPEVAALQYLLRDDGREPGAVDGDFGAGTETAVKAFQSAHGLTADGEVGRRTWTALLSAGWQPRLRPGATGQEVRRLQRALTAALGRSIGVDGQYGARTEQAVRDYQTTRGLPVDGNAGLQTWTALQGGQ
- a CDS encoding helix-turn-helix domain-containing protein; translated protein: MTNAQRRHEFAQYLTWLKQRSGRTYEQLGRATNMGKSTVHRYCGGVCFPAVFGTAEQIALACSASQEELSKLYRLWERSNSAVETVVRAPVPPRRKRFSWLAAALATTVLVGIVSDPIGWTRRS
- a CDS encoding penicillin-insensitive murein endopeptidase, producing the protein MKRLFTVAATIGVAFAILATTPAHAFPQAFWPTQSKGDKGADVTAIQYLLVHSGRPVSVDGDFGGGTDAAVRSFQSAMGLSADGNVGPNTWTALAVTLNAGDNNPAVKALQHQLNLKRNAGLSVDGGFGPATRAAVVSFQQHAGIEANGEVGPITWRNLIWHYQQIDRPDVPQTCQFASSVNGHNAHWGTGSTIGWLTAAGAQVLAAGLGPVAVRDISLEHGGEIADHASHETGLDADLHPMRTDRAQCVGQVDRFSALYDRSATRQLAQALRATGRVKTVYFNDPVLIGEGLTEQYPNHDDHLHVRYCEVVHPDSKYDC
- a CDS encoding AfsR/SARP family transcriptional regulator, producing the protein MGAVEYRLLGPVEVVADSGTVAIGGNKPKALLATLLLEHGRVVSVERLVEVLWPREVPPTARAGIQTYVKSLRRALAEHGAVDVIHTRPPGYLIRVPADALDVTVFVRQVTAARSADPAAAGDLLRGALALWRGQALEGIDALSGEVARLDELWLTATADRIGFDLELGRHDELVPELAGLLTRFPAHERLRGFHMIALHRCGRQAEALASFETARAVLDEELGVRPGPELSAVHVAILRGAATPRAARVPRQVPLVPPDFTGRDQEIETLVDRLLPGRDRVAHPIEVITGPGGGGKSTLAARVAGIVGPRFRDGQLYAELRGVSDSPAHPGEVLGRFLRALGVPADQIPQSTAERSEVYRELLVDRRVLVLLDGARDERQITPLLPGGSGCAVMVTSRESMTGLAGANRLDLDVLDAAAGRGLLGRIVGDRRVAAEPDAADRIVERCGGLPLALRVAGARLASRQRWPLAVLADRLADERRRLDELSTADLAVRTSVEFSYLALPPLGRAALRRLGFLGVPEFGSWVVAWLLGIPESAADDIVEHLVDTHLAEFTRVDELGCLRYRLHDLVRIYAHEAAEREESAADLVDAVSRVLGSWLSILDKMAGDSPPDEIQWRLPAVATPPVSPAMIDLAMATPQSWFEIEQPAVVVGVERAAGLGLHALVCGFAAVKLGPSFLGVNRFESRERINAAAMAAARQSGDRRGEAMMLTELAHVRYLQDRYIEAREGNATALRMFGDLGDRHGQAVALAGLGAACRESGRLAEGLCHLDRAADLLRELGEDAGVAYTARMAGSVRLELGEFDQAGADLAEALAAYRQVGSTRGEALTLRTISLRLRALGEYPPAIEAARRAVELFQTLGDRLMWAYSVRAKAKAELRLGVRASVRAELDWALGVCEALADRWGQAVTLRTIGELHLADGHLADAERALTAAMAIWSDMDVPLWRARTERDFAALYRARGDSARADSVLADAMATFAAYGAREAREPADDPAVRRVIGPESGVPV
- a CDS encoding response regulator transcription factor translates to MAAIQVALDLRRAEVRDRIGAALAGIATVRLGRAATVVFTDTPTAGTVAVLDGPGAVCPAVRAGAIGLVLADDPDEHFGQAARQVFRHGGWISPRLTGALLGLVPAAAVPAGLTPRERAVLDLLADGLDNAEIARLMVVSVSAVKFHVSNILRKFDCRDRTHLVARIGGRTWSVD